Sequence from the Herbaspirillum sp. meg3 genome:
CCCCCGACAGCAGCACAATGCGCGACCGCGCAAATGCGTGTTCAGGATCTTCCACGTCGACAATGACGTCAGTGCACAAGTGAAAAGTACGTAGGTCGGCAGGCCTGCTGCGAAACGCCGCGAGGATCACTTCGCGTCCCACCAGAGGCGTCGCCGGGGCCGATGGCCGATACAAGATTGCGTCATCCGTGAACAACTCGATCAAGGCATCGAAATCACGTTCATCGTTGAGATAGGCATAGCGGTGAATCAGGCGCTGACATTCCTGCCCGATCAGCAAGTGTTGAATTGCATCGAATGGCATGTCTGTCAGCTCGCGAGTTTGAGGTCGGGTTTCCGCACGGATGCGGTGAGGTTTTCA
This genomic interval carries:
- a CDS encoding nuclear transport factor 2 family protein gives rise to the protein MPFDAIQHLLIGQECQRLIHRYAYLNDERDFDALIELFTDDAILYRPSAPATPLVGREVILAAFRSRPADLRTFHLCTDVIVDVEDPEHAFARSRIVLLSGARSDSETGIVDVVSKPPAPGTFQDRLRLTAQGWKFSERRGSFWI